In Gordonia phthalatica, one genomic interval encodes:
- a CDS encoding TetR/AcrR family transcriptional regulator, with the protein MARIAVEDRRQLLIDAAWRVLVRDGLANLTTRSVAAEAQMPQGAFHYCFSSKDELLTTLVSGAVAELGEHSAHPVAPGDADLHSILRDTIDALWRRIVAPPEKQLALYELTVYAVRNGATDLPASQYRGYFAAATRLLDAVADAAEVTWTAPTDSLARLIVSVIDGVGLTWLTDHDDEAAQRVLALLVSQLESSAINR; encoded by the coding sequence GTGGCTCGGATCGCCGTCGAGGATCGACGTCAACTGTTGATCGACGCCGCCTGGCGTGTGCTGGTCCGAGACGGACTGGCGAACCTCACCACCCGGTCGGTGGCGGCCGAAGCGCAGATGCCACAGGGCGCGTTCCACTACTGCTTTTCATCCAAAGACGAGTTGCTGACGACCCTGGTCTCAGGTGCAGTCGCGGAACTGGGCGAGCATTCCGCACATCCGGTTGCACCTGGCGATGCCGACCTGCACTCCATTCTGCGAGACACGATCGACGCTCTGTGGCGGCGCATCGTCGCCCCGCCGGAAAAGCAACTCGCGCTGTACGAACTGACAGTCTACGCGGTGCGCAACGGCGCTACCGACCTTCCCGCGAGTCAGTACCGAGGTTACTTCGCCGCGGCAACCCGGCTCCTCGACGCGGTCGCCGATGCTGCCGAAGTCACCTGGACGGCACCGACCGACAGTCTTGCTCGACTCATCGTCAGTGTGATCGACGGCGTGGGTTTGACCTGGCTGACCGATCACGATGACGAGGCGGCCCAAAGGGTACTCGCGCTCCTCGTCAGCCAGCTCGAGTCCTCAGCAATCAATCGCTGA
- a CDS encoding APC family permease → MESEFVMPEEYDSSLPAAQGTLTVPRIVFLVVAAASPLAAVVATLPLALAVGAGPTTPLMYLIAGAILLCFAVGYAAMSRRVVAPGGFYSYVAVGLGRRAAAVAAFVALISYNALAVMLVATFGYFSRLVLADSGIDLPWEAYSAAAVVAVGVLGCRRIDVSARVLGILVAAELAVLVVFNTAVLSEEGVRALPIGAFDVTELTQAGLGLGLMFAFTSFLGFEAAALYSEEAREPRRTVALATYVSVAVVAVFYGLTSWISVGALGIDGVREAAQTQLGDLILHLADERLGSAFSAVMTVLLLTGLFATLLACHNSTNRLTSAIGREGLLPSALGRFHPRLCAPVRASLLQTTVNVLVVGAFAAFGANPYSTLAVSMSALGTLGMVFLQAITAFAIVAYFWRTTDRRGWRPMLASLIGGSGLSIAVVLIIVHYQELTGVDNVVVNRLPLLLVFAGVAAAGYAEWLRRHRPDRFGAIGESAYARSAPAERETTPNDRPAHHLH, encoded by the coding sequence ATGGAAAGTGAGTTTGTGATGCCTGAGGAGTACGATTCTTCCCTCCCCGCCGCCCAGGGCACGCTGACCGTCCCGCGCATCGTATTCCTCGTCGTGGCGGCGGCGTCCCCATTAGCCGCCGTTGTGGCGACCCTTCCGCTGGCTCTCGCGGTAGGCGCGGGGCCGACTACGCCGCTGATGTACCTGATCGCGGGGGCGATTCTGCTGTGTTTCGCGGTGGGCTACGCGGCGATGAGTCGGCGGGTGGTCGCTCCCGGCGGCTTCTATTCGTATGTCGCAGTGGGGCTCGGGCGCCGGGCCGCTGCAGTCGCCGCGTTCGTCGCGTTGATCTCCTACAACGCATTGGCGGTCATGCTGGTTGCCACCTTCGGATACTTCTCGCGGCTGGTGCTCGCCGACTCCGGAATCGACTTGCCGTGGGAGGCGTATTCGGCTGCGGCTGTCGTCGCCGTCGGTGTCCTGGGATGCCGCCGGATCGACGTCAGTGCGCGGGTGCTGGGAATTCTGGTCGCTGCCGAGCTCGCAGTTCTCGTAGTATTCAACACCGCAGTGCTCTCGGAAGAGGGGGTGCGGGCGCTGCCGATCGGCGCTTTCGACGTGACTGAGTTGACCCAAGCGGGTCTCGGTCTGGGGTTGATGTTCGCGTTCACGTCATTTCTCGGTTTTGAAGCGGCGGCGCTGTACAGCGAAGAAGCGCGGGAGCCGAGGCGGACTGTCGCCCTTGCCACCTATGTGTCGGTCGCGGTGGTGGCTGTCTTCTACGGTTTGACCAGTTGGATCTCAGTCGGTGCACTCGGGATCGATGGTGTCCGCGAAGCCGCTCAAACCCAGTTGGGTGATCTGATTCTCCACCTTGCCGACGAGCGGCTCGGCTCCGCCTTCAGTGCGGTGATGACAGTCCTTCTCCTCACGGGGCTCTTCGCCACGCTCCTGGCGTGCCACAATTCGACTAACCGACTGACATCGGCAATCGGTCGAGAAGGATTGCTTCCCTCGGCGCTCGGTCGATTCCACCCGAGGCTGTGTGCGCCGGTACGCGCGAGTCTGTTGCAGACAACTGTGAACGTGCTGGTGGTCGGTGCGTTCGCCGCTTTCGGAGCCAATCCGTACTCCACTCTCGCGGTATCGATGTCAGCGTTGGGCACACTCGGGATGGTGTTTCTGCAAGCGATCACTGCGTTCGCCATCGTCGCGTATTTCTGGCGCACGACGGACCGGCGAGGGTGGCGACCCATGCTCGCCTCTCTCATCGGTGGATCGGGCCTGAGCATCGCGGTGGTGCTGATCATCGTCCACTATCAGGAGCTGACCGGTGTTGACAATGTGGTCGTGAACCGACTCCCGCTGCTGCTGGTGTTCGCCGGGGTCGCCGCTGCCGGATACGCCGAATGGCTGCGGCGACATCGTCCCGATCGTTTCGGCGCTATTGGCGAATCGGCTTACGCGCGCTCGGCCCCCGCCGAGCGCGAAACGACCCCCAATGACCGACCTGCGCACCATCTCCATTGA
- a CDS encoding saccharopine dehydrogenase family protein — protein sequence MNSNPFTATVVGGAGAMGRFAVRGIAELEAADRILIADLDLARAEQIAAAVGPIAQAVELDATDPIAMSRVFAESNVVLNAMGPFAKFGTPILQAALDAHCDYIDIDDDWQSTVEAFELDEQARNSGLRVVIGLGASPGTTNICARIAASRLDTVDDLFTGWSLASAVTEPEADVEPGGAAAAEHWLLQCTGKIKVWQAGRLADVRPLERVDFDFPGLGSTSAYTMGHPEPVTLPRTFPQVSRSLNLQCGPEALFTGLRQVAAAVEAGELTVEAAVELIHQREEPTADPSEATLPDLFALAVGSRAGVRTSVAVQPAVKLRGKMGGHTGYPLAIGVHLLRTGGITATGVNAPEAAVDPEEFFAAYLRLAGDTSADSGYLINESPSSESMLS from the coding sequence ATGAACTCCAACCCCTTCACTGCGACGGTCGTCGGCGGTGCCGGCGCGATGGGCCGGTTCGCTGTCCGCGGCATCGCCGAACTAGAAGCCGCTGATCGAATCCTCATCGCCGACCTCGATCTCGCTCGCGCCGAACAGATCGCGGCCGCCGTCGGCCCGATTGCCCAGGCTGTCGAGCTGGACGCGACCGATCCGATCGCGATGAGCCGGGTCTTCGCAGAATCGAACGTCGTCCTCAACGCCATGGGGCCGTTTGCGAAGTTCGGGACACCGATCTTGCAGGCAGCACTTGACGCACACTGCGACTATATCGACATCGATGACGACTGGCAGTCGACCGTCGAAGCGTTCGAGCTGGATGAGCAGGCACGCAACAGTGGTCTTCGAGTGGTCATCGGACTCGGTGCCAGTCCCGGGACAACCAACATCTGCGCGCGTATCGCGGCCAGCCGACTCGACACCGTCGACGATCTGTTCACCGGCTGGTCGTTGGCGTCAGCGGTCACCGAGCCGGAAGCCGATGTCGAACCTGGAGGCGCCGCCGCCGCCGAGCACTGGCTGCTGCAATGCACAGGCAAGATCAAGGTCTGGCAGGCTGGCCGCCTTGCTGATGTGAGACCGCTCGAACGCGTCGACTTCGACTTCCCCGGGCTGGGGTCCACATCGGCATACACTATGGGACACCCGGAACCGGTGACTCTCCCCCGGACCTTCCCGCAGGTCAGCCGGAGTCTCAACCTTCAGTGCGGCCCGGAGGCATTGTTCACCGGGCTACGTCAGGTCGCCGCAGCAGTCGAGGCCGGCGAATTGACGGTCGAGGCCGCAGTCGAACTCATCCACCAGCGGGAAGAGCCGACCGCTGATCCGTCCGAAGCGACGTTGCCGGACCTGTTTGCTCTCGCGGTCGGATCGCGTGCCGGTGTTCGAACCTCGGTGGCTGTCCAACCCGCAGTCAAGCTTCGGGGAAAGATGGGCGGACACACCGGATACCCACTGGCGATCGGAGTGCATCTGTTGCGAACCGGTGGCATCACGGCGACTGGTGTGAATGCTCCTGAAGCAGCAGTGGATCCAGAGGAGTTCTTCGCTGCCTATCTCCGTTTGGCCGGCGACACCAGCGCCGATAGCGGATACCTGATCAACGAATCGCCGAGTTCGGAATCAATGCTCAGCTAG
- a CDS encoding class I adenylate-forming enzyme family protein has product MLDFTTGLYPPEKIARFRELGAWTDETVDQLFTDRVRERGDSVALVDPANNAALVGTAPRRLTWNELDDEVTGLAARLLELGIKPGDVIGVQLPNGVELVALYLAAWRIGAVVSPLAMQYREYEIVEMGTAADFRILVTVPDFSGWPAAEVITGFADRLPTLAAVATLTSAPVAEPVPGATHLVSAPATESDRAAVAAHGYVADPNHPMTICWTSGTESAPKGVPRAHYDWLSFSWAGVDAPRLTADDVLLNPFPMINMSAFVGKLLPWLRTGATLVQHHPFDAPTFFGQIATERVTYTVAPPALLLMLLRNEQLRSRIDLSSLTRVGSGSAPLQPVTVRGWQEQMGIAVINFFGSNEGIGLLSSPEDFPDPDNRAKYFPRYGAPHTDWASRVSEWISLKLVDQETGEEITEPGRPGELHIDGPMVFAGYLNGDRLPSPFDSAGFLCTGEVFEIAGDNNQYLRYVDRSKDLIVRGGMNIAPAEIEALISDHPAVAEVAVVGRPSEVMGERVHVVAALNPDTELTLDDLTDFLREQRIATYKLPESLEMVEVLPRNPVGKLLKRDLRARLSPTD; this is encoded by the coding sequence ATGCTTGACTTCACCACCGGCCTGTACCCGCCCGAGAAGATCGCCCGATTCCGTGAGCTCGGCGCCTGGACCGACGAGACCGTGGACCAGCTCTTCACCGACCGTGTCCGGGAACGCGGCGACAGCGTCGCGCTGGTCGACCCGGCCAATAACGCGGCCCTGGTCGGCACCGCGCCCCGTCGTCTGACCTGGAACGAACTCGACGACGAGGTCACCGGCCTGGCCGCCCGACTCCTCGAGCTCGGGATCAAACCCGGTGACGTGATCGGCGTGCAGTTGCCCAACGGTGTCGAATTGGTGGCGCTGTACCTGGCGGCCTGGCGCATCGGGGCGGTCGTCTCGCCGCTAGCGATGCAGTACCGCGAATACGAGATCGTCGAAATGGGTACGGCCGCCGACTTCCGCATTCTGGTGACCGTCCCCGACTTCTCCGGGTGGCCCGCAGCCGAGGTGATCACCGGCTTCGCCGATCGCCTGCCGACGCTCGCCGCCGTCGCGACGCTCACCTCCGCCCCCGTCGCCGAACCGGTCCCGGGAGCGACCCACCTCGTCTCGGCGCCGGCGACCGAGTCCGACCGCGCCGCCGTGGCTGCCCACGGCTATGTCGCCGACCCGAACCATCCGATGACCATCTGCTGGACGTCGGGGACCGAAAGCGCACCCAAGGGGGTGCCGCGCGCCCACTACGACTGGCTCTCATTCTCTTGGGCGGGTGTCGACGCCCCGCGGCTGACCGCCGACGATGTCCTGCTCAACCCCTTCCCCATGATCAACATGTCGGCATTCGTCGGAAAACTGCTTCCGTGGCTGAGGACCGGCGCCACGCTGGTCCAGCACCACCCGTTCGACGCCCCCACCTTCTTCGGCCAGATCGCCACCGAGCGCGTGACCTACACGGTCGCCCCGCCCGCTCTGCTGCTGATGCTGCTGCGCAACGAGCAACTGCGCAGTCGGATCGATCTGTCGAGCCTGACCCGCGTCGGTTCGGGTTCGGCGCCGCTGCAGCCGGTCACCGTGCGCGGATGGCAGGAGCAGATGGGTATCGCGGTGATCAACTTCTTCGGCTCCAACGAAGGGATCGGCCTGCTTTCGAGTCCCGAGGACTTCCCCGATCCCGACAACCGGGCCAAGTACTTCCCTCGCTACGGCGCTCCGCACACGGACTGGGCTTCCCGGGTCAGCGAGTGGATCTCACTCAAGCTCGTCGACCAGGAGACCGGAGAGGAGATCACCGAGCCCGGCCGGCCCGGGGAACTGCACATCGACGGCCCGATGGTGTTCGCCGGCTACCTCAATGGCGATCGGCTCCCCAGTCCCTTCGACTCCGCCGGCTTCCTGTGCACCGGCGAGGTCTTCGAGATCGCCGGCGACAACAACCAGTACCTGCGCTACGTCGACCGCTCCAAGGACCTCATCGTGCGGGGCGGAATGAATATCGCCCCGGCTGAGATCGAGGCCTTGATCAGCGACCACCCCGCCGTCGCCGAGGTCGCCGTGGTCGGTCGGCCGTCGGAGGTGATGGGTGAGCGCGTTCATGTCGTGGCGGCCCTGAACCCCGATACCGAGTTGACCTTGGATGACCTCACCGACTTCCTCCGCGAACAGCGGATCGCGACGTACAAGCTTCCCGAGAGCCTCGAAATGGTGGAGGTTCTACCTCGTAACCCGGTGGGCAAACTCCTCAAGCGAGACTTGCGCGCTCGGTTGTCACCGACGGATTAA
- a CDS encoding LysR family transcriptional regulator ArgP — protein sequence MEFSAEGLATLSAVLREGTFEAAAASLHVTPSAVSQRIKALEQSVGRVLVRRTKPATATVDGAVLARLGEQWDVLVAEARGELLGAAPEFDGDPRHLPRVELSIACNADSLATWFLPVLAQMHREHAVTLDVNRDDESVTTAMLRAGDVIGAVTSDPIGVRGCETIELGSLRYFPVASQEYIEHWLPDGVRLRDMRYAPMVMFDSNDHLQLKTLKQLIAEPISPPVNYVPAAAEYRRAIAAGTGWGAVPEVEIEDEHTGRDLVKLSEKPVDVPLYWQHWRLRSPAVTALTEIIVEHARSSLVPPRRATAAQARPLGSR from the coding sequence ATGGAGTTCTCCGCCGAAGGCCTCGCCACGCTGTCCGCCGTCCTCCGCGAGGGGACGTTCGAGGCGGCGGCCGCGTCGCTGCACGTCACGCCGTCCGCGGTGAGCCAGCGGATCAAGGCGCTCGAGCAGTCCGTCGGCCGAGTCCTGGTGCGCCGCACCAAACCTGCGACCGCCACGGTCGACGGCGCCGTCCTCGCCCGACTCGGCGAACAGTGGGACGTCCTCGTCGCCGAGGCGCGCGGAGAACTCCTCGGGGCCGCACCCGAGTTCGACGGCGATCCCCGTCATCTCCCGCGGGTCGAGTTGTCCATCGCGTGCAACGCCGACTCGCTCGCCACCTGGTTCCTGCCGGTCCTCGCGCAGATGCACCGCGAGCACGCGGTGACCCTCGACGTGAACCGCGACGACGAGTCCGTCACCACCGCGATGCTGCGGGCCGGTGATGTGATCGGCGCGGTCACGTCGGATCCCATCGGCGTCCGCGGCTGCGAGACCATCGAACTCGGCTCGCTCCGCTACTTCCCGGTGGCTTCGCAGGAGTACATCGAGCACTGGCTGCCCGACGGCGTCCGCCTCCGCGACATGAGATATGCGCCCATGGTGATGTTCGACAGCAACGACCATCTGCAGCTCAAGACGCTCAAACAGCTGATCGCCGAACCGATCTCGCCGCCGGTCAACTACGTGCCCGCGGCCGCCGAGTACCGCCGCGCGATCGCCGCCGGGACCGGCTGGGGCGCGGTCCCCGAAGTGGAGATCGAGGACGAGCACACGGGGCGGGACCTGGTGAAGCTGTCGGAGAAGCCGGTCGACGTGCCGCTGTACTGGCAGCACTGGCGACTGCGCTCGCCGGCTGTCACGGCGCTGACTGAGATCATCGTCGAGCATGCCCGCTCCAGTCTGGTTCCGCCGCGTCGCGCGACGGCCGCGCAGGCGAGGCCGCTGGGGAGTCGGTGA